A genomic window from Tenebrio molitor chromosome X, icTenMoli1.1, whole genome shotgun sequence includes:
- the LOC138140186 gene encoding E3 ubiquitin-protein ligase ariadne-1-like — protein MDSDEDTYDNVDSGNESSGDDVDFAMEVEVTGHREKQTDADDYPYEVLSTEEIVQHMVDSIKEVNSVVEISTTTTRILLNHFRWDKEKLMERFYDGDQDQLFSEARVINPFNKYNNKVKPLKKSGNGTEECEICFMTFPSSHMTGLECEHKFCTHCWCEYLTTKIMEEGVGQTIACAAYGCDILVDDATVMKLVKDSKVKLKYQHLITNSFVECNRLLRWCPSPDCSNAIKVQYVEPHRVTCKCNHTFCFACGENWHDPVKCHLLKKWIKKCDDDSETSNWIAANTKECPKCNVTIEKDGGCNHMVCKNQNCKADFCWVCLGPWEPHGSSWYNCNRYDEDEAKAARDAQEKSRSALQRYLFYCNRYMNHMASLKFEHKLYASVKEKMEEMQHHNMSWIEVQFLKRAVDILCQCRQTLMYTYVFAYYLQKNNQSVIFEDNQKDLESATETLSEYLERDITSENLADIKQKVQDKYRYCDSRRKVLLEHVHEGYEKEWWDYNE, from the exons ATGGATTCAGATGAGGATACTTATGACAATGTTGATTCAGGAAACGAATCTAGCGGTGATGATGTTGATTTTGCAATGGAAGTTGAAGTTACAGGGCATAGAGAAAAACAGACAGATGCTGATGACTACCCTTATGAAGTGTTATCAACAGAAGAGATTGTCCAACACATGGTTGATTCAATCAAAGAAGTCAACTCAGTTGTTGAG ATATCCACAACAACAACTCGCATCCTTCTTAACCATTTTCGCTGGGACAAAGAGAAATTAATGGAACGGTTCTACGATGGGGACCAAGACCAACTCTTCTCAGAAGCAAGAGTCATCAATCCGTTCAACAAATATAACAACAAAGTCAAG CCATTGAAGAAATCTGGCAATGGAACAGAAGAAtgtgaaatttgttttatgaCTTTTCCTTCATCA catatgACTGGACTCGAATGTGAACATAAGTTTTGCACCCACTGTTGGTGTGAGTatttgacaacaaaaattatgGAAGAAGGAGTAGGACAAACCATTGCTTGTGCAGCATATGGCTGTGACATTCTAGTTGATGATGCAACAGTTATGAAGTTAGTAAAGGATTCTAAAGTTAAGTTAAAGTACCAAcatttaatcaccaatagcTTTGTTGAG tgCAATCGCCTACTGAGATGGTGTCCATCACCAGATTGTAGTAACGCTATAAAGGTGCAGTACGTTGAACCGCACCGAGTAACGTGCAAGTGCAACCACACATTTTGTTTCGCCTGCGGCGAGAACTGGCACGACCCCGTAAAGTGtcatcttttaaaaaaatggataaAGAAATGCGACGACGATTCAGAAACCAGCAACTGGATTGCAGCTAACACCAAAGAGTGTCCCAAGTGTAACGTAACCATAGAAAAAGACGGTGGTTGCAACCACATGGTTTGCAAGAATCAGAATTGTAAAGCGGACTTCTGTTGGGTGTGCTTAGGACCGTGGGAACCCCACGGCAGCTCTTGGTACAACTGCAACAGATACGACGAAGACGAAGCGAAAGCAGCTAGAGATGCTCAAGAGAAGTCGCGTTCGGCGCTTCaaagatatttattttattgtaacaGATACATGAATCATATGGCATCTTTAAAGTTCGAACACAAGTTGTACGCGTCGGTAAAAGAGAAAATGGAAGAGATGCAGCACCACAATATGAGCTGGATTGAAGTCCAGTTTCTTAAAAGAGCTGTTGATATTTTGTGTCAATGCCGACAGACACTTATGTATACTTACGTTTTTGCttactatttacaaaaaaataaccaGTCTGTGATTTTCGAAGATAACCAAAAAGACCTGGAGAGTGCCACTGAAACGTTATCTGAATATTTAGAGAGAGATATTACGTCTGAAAATCTCGCCGATATTAAGCAAAAAGTCCAAGACAAATACAG GTATTGCGATAGCAGGAGGAAAGTTCTCTTAGAGCATGTCCATGAAGGTTATGAAAAGGAATGGTGGGATTATAATGAATAG
- the LOC138140185 gene encoding synaptic vesicle glycoprotein 2B-like, whose protein sequence is MVESDPPSKNKQDCDVKDERVLNGCGSKDLELANLATLKDLNKIPVDVEKGPSDKADFERAIELTGYGKFHYILLAVCGFVSTSEEMDVISMSFILPSAQCDLDLSTQSKGWLNSIIFIGMMAGAYLWGSVADALGRKKVLIAISFMNALCIVASSFSQSYLLFMLFRFLNGAALGGSGPVIWSYFAEFQPKSKRGSMLSFMAAFWTLGNLFVAGLAWLIIPTGIGFYHENFTYNSWRIFLLICALPSFIVAILLFFLPESPKFLLSRGKSEEAIEIFKYIYSTNTGNDKSEYPVKQLILDDILEKTPTKTKMPIKGKYKIMLSDIIDNSKQLFVSPILKFTVISITINFTFHIGYYGLMMWFPELFNRFDEYAVKHPNQSASVCEVTSFVTEHGSQQNGSVCVDEIGSSVFLESLITVASAIPSNIIAVLFMDLLGRKFFLVFSTLSSGLCAASMYFVYNKLHNLVVSAVFSSVISCGNAALDCLITEIFPTNLRATGVAVSMVAARLGGIIGNLVIANLLDTYCPAPTFIVAALLIGGGLLCLFLPNTTREPLS, encoded by the exons ATGGTAGAAAGTGATCCACCATCAAAAAACAAGCAAGATTGTGATGTAAAGGACGAGCGCGTTCTAAACGGCTGCGGATCCAAAGATCTTGAGCTTGCTAATTTAGCTACATTGAAGGACCTGAACAAAATCCCAGTTGACGTTGAGAAGGGGCCCTCCGACAAGGCAGACTTCGAACGAGCCATCGAACTAACTGGATATGGAAAGTTTCACTACATTCTACTAGCAGTATGCGGCTTTGTGAGCACCTCGGAGGAGATGGACGTCATCTCGATGTCCTTCATCCTCCCGTCAGCGCAATGCGACTTAGACCTGAGCACCCAGAGCAAAGGATGGCTCAACTCCATCATCTTTATCGGGATGATGGCAGGAGCTTACCTTTGGGGCTCGGTGGCGGACGCGTTAGGTCGTAAAAAGGTGCTAATTGCGATCTCTTTCATGAACGCACTATGTATTGTGGCTTCAAGCTTTAGCCAGTCATATTTGCTGTTCATGTTATTCAGATTTTTAAATGGGGCGGC ATTAGGGGGCAGCGGACCAGTGATCTGGTCTTATTTCGCAGAATTCCAGCCCAAATCCAAGAGAGGTTCCATGCTTTCCTTCATGGCGGCCTTTTGGACTTTGGGCAACTTGTTTGTAGCCGGCTTGGCCTGGCTCATCATACCCACCGGTATAGGTTTTTATCACGAAAACTTCACGTACAATTCCTGGAGGATATTTCTACTCATCTGTGCACTACCATCGTTCATAGTAGCAATTCTACTCTTCTTCTTACCGGAAAGTCCCAAGTTCTTGCTTTCTAGAGGAAAAAGTGAAGAAGCTATTGAAATATTCAAATACATCTACAGCACTAACACCGGAAATGATAAAAGTGAATATCCAGTCAAACAACTCATACTCGACGACATACTAGAAAAAACACCGACCAAAACCAAAATGCCCATCAAGGGCAAATACAAGATCATGCTAAGTGATATTATAGACAATAGCAAACAGCTTTTCGTATCTCCAATCCTCAAATTCACCGTCATTTCTATTACCATCAACTTCACTTTCCACATTGG ATACTACGGTTTGATGATGTGGTTCCCTGAACTCTTCAATCGTTTTGACGAATACGCTGTCAAACATCCCAACCAAAGCGCTTCGGTTTGCGAGGTGACTTCTTTCGTGACCGAGCACGGAAGCCAACAAAACGGAAGCGTTTGCGTGGACGAAATTGGAAGCTCAGTTTTCCTGGAATCCTTGATCACGGTGGCTTCGGCCATACCGAGTAACATCATCGCAGTTTTGTTCATGGATCTTCTCGGACGTAAATTTTTCTTAG TATTCAGTACCCTATCATCTGGTCTTTGCGCGGCTTCGATGTATTTTGTTTACAACAAGCTGCACAACTTGGTGGTGTCTGCGGTGTTCAGCAGCGTCATTTCGTGCGGAAATGCAGCTTTGGATTGTTTGATAACCGAAATTTTCCCCACAAATCTCAGGGCAACTGGTGTAGCTGTTTCTATGGTGGCAGCTCGACTTGGTGGTATCATCGGTAATTTAGTCATCGCTAACTTGCTGGACACATACTGTCCGGCGCCAACATTTATCGTAGCAGCATTGTTGATAGGCGGAGGTCTACTTTGCCTGTTTTTGCCAAATACAACTCGCGAACCGTTATCTTAA